One Verrucomicrobiia bacterium DNA window includes the following coding sequences:
- a CDS encoding sigma-70 family RNA polymerase sigma factor — protein sequence MKSSESASNPAEFTFGTTHWSVVLAAGQGDSPLAEVALDRLCRAYWYPVFGFIRHHGHPAEEARDLTQEFFARLLIRGGIGKADPSRGRFRAFLLTSIRNFLSDAWDWQRAKKRGGGLRTISLEELGCWEDWMVDSDATASPEQVFDQAWAGSVLRNTCSHLRDEYAAAGRTDRFEALEPYLPGGNAEEAGRGLGQRLGLTEAALRSEVHRLRRRFRALLRREVAHTVATPEEIDGEIRYLMQVVAG from the coding sequence ATGAAATCCTCGGAATCCGCCAGCAATCCTGCCGAGTTCACGTTTGGAACCACCCACTGGAGCGTGGTCCTGGCCGCCGGGCAGGGCGATTCACCATTGGCGGAGGTGGCACTGGATCGACTCTGCCGCGCCTACTGGTATCCGGTATTTGGGTTCATCCGGCATCATGGCCATCCTGCGGAGGAAGCGCGCGACCTGACGCAGGAGTTCTTTGCCCGCCTTCTGATCCGGGGCGGCATCGGCAAGGCCGATCCATCGCGCGGGCGATTCCGGGCCTTCCTGCTGACTTCGATCCGGAACTTCCTCTCCGACGCCTGGGATTGGCAGCGGGCGAAGAAGCGCGGCGGGGGGCTCCGAACCATTTCCCTGGAGGAGTTGGGATGCTGGGAGGATTGGATGGTGGACTCGGACGCCACGGCATCCCCGGAGCAGGTTTTCGATCAGGCCTGGGCGGGTTCCGTCCTGCGGAACACCTGCAGCCACCTGCGGGATGAGTATGCCGCAGCGGGCCGGACGGATCGGTTCGAGGCACTGGAGCCGTATCTTCCCGGTGGGAATGCGGAGGAAGCAGGCAGGGGGTTGGGGCAACGCCTGGGTTTGACCGAGGCGGCCCTGCGCTCCGAGGTGCACCGGCTGCGCCGACGCTTCCGCGCCCTGCTGCGGCGCGAGGTGGCGCATACCGTGGCCACGCCCGAGGAGATCGACGGGGAGATCCGCTATCTCATGCAGGTGGTTGCCGGGTAA
- a CDS encoding protein kinase gives MKALHCPRCGGRLSAGRPGSGCLHCLLQMGLSDDPESREGADSEGPEDAGVGGDGMPAADEVREVRRLGDYELVEEIGRGAMGVVYRARQVRLDRWVAVKLLLVGRFASPESARRFEREAQASGRLQHPNIVPTHDYGVCEGQPYISMDWIQGVNLSELIHNRPLAPRRAARQVMALARAVGYAHGQGILHRDLKPSNVVIDAQDQPHLTDFGLAKRLGEALDLTLTGQALGSPNYMAPEQAAGRREAIGPAIDIYALGAILYHGLTGRPPFFADSVTSTLRQVQEMEPVPPRLLNPAVPRDLETVCLKCLEKLPGRRFASAEALADELERFLEGRPIRSRPVGLAARGVRWCRRHPGLAGLAGALGMLLLVVGVLGAFAIGQASRARDAEHAERRQRQVAESLAEEQRERLLRSLLQTGRRALDDGDPAQALLWQVEALELSMHQPAEEEVHRLRIASTLSRCPHPELMLPHAAPCLLVVFTRDGRRILTLSGEDPPRDGAGLNPEGRLHLWDVATGRPVFAPLPHTALGFGSGGYKGIGIHYHPFDPTDRRFFTLVSRGDSVSNVLTRVQVHDADSGDVVGTPFEVEGFVPFAEFSPDGARLAVASAQRLPGMSQRGDAQVWDVATGTRVGPVMPHPAGVSAVRFDPEGRRLLSGCRDGAARLWELPSGTLLVPPMPHGEGVLHATFDHAGRRVATVGVGSCYAQIWDAATGAPLVPPLGNIPVHYHAYASRFSDDDRWLLTYGNPGSVRVWNVATGEAAFPWDPEWGAADARFLPGGQRFITVGGDGKIRFWGVEDGRPKGTPILQKEGFVSLALSPDGRRVAVACGSGLGLVWRLDPPGQPSVTLPHGAPILHHALDASGRLAVTAASDGTTRVWDLATARPTGTPLVHPKGVTSMELSPDGRSIATGGMDMTARLWDAGTGALLVPPMVHSNPVWTVGFDPEGRRLVTASGVAPWVPVSFYINQPVVQGPREGEACVWEVASGRPLTPPLRHPAMVIAACFSPDGRRVLTAGADRTLRLWDAATGDMVLPPIPLSGIPLRAGFSPDGSRLVSGALISDRQQSAVQLWDAVTGLSATPDLQVPNSCISVRFSRQGDRLVMAQYGSLFLGLCDVRTGSRAVPDLDVPSPVSDADFSGHGRWLATGSLDGAVRLWDTRRGDLLAEFRGHSHPVHRVSFTPDDRGILSSSLDGTARLWPIPSDPRPLDDLRRLAHVLSGRRINASGRVAAAKAGEISDAWNLLRDRYPDPLMPNNAQQSARMCPERAPSPR, from the coding sequence ATGAAGGCTCTTCACTGTCCGAGGTGTGGCGGGCGGTTGTCCGCCGGGCGTCCGGGATCCGGGTGTCTCCATTGCCTCCTGCAAATGGGGTTGAGCGACGACCCGGAATCGAGGGAGGGCGCCGACTCCGAGGGACCGGAGGATGCAGGGGTGGGGGGTGATGGCATGCCGGCGGCGGATGAGGTGCGGGAGGTGCGCCGGTTGGGCGACTACGAGTTGGTGGAGGAGATTGGCCGCGGCGCGATGGGCGTGGTGTACCGGGCGCGGCAGGTGCGGCTGGACCGTTGGGTGGCGGTGAAGCTCCTGCTGGTGGGGCGGTTTGCCAGTCCGGAATCGGCACGGCGCTTCGAACGCGAGGCGCAGGCCTCGGGGCGGCTGCAACACCCGAACATCGTGCCCACCCACGACTACGGGGTGTGCGAAGGACAGCCCTACATCTCGATGGACTGGATCCAGGGGGTGAATTTATCGGAACTGATCCACAACCGCCCGCTGGCCCCGCGACGGGCGGCGCGACAGGTGATGGCCCTGGCCCGTGCCGTGGGCTACGCGCATGGGCAGGGGATTCTCCATCGGGATCTCAAACCCTCCAACGTGGTGATCGATGCGCAGGATCAACCGCACCTGACGGACTTTGGACTGGCCAAGCGGCTCGGGGAGGCGCTGGACCTGACCCTGACCGGCCAGGCGTTGGGATCGCCGAACTACATGGCGCCGGAGCAGGCGGCGGGCCGGCGTGAGGCGATCGGTCCGGCCATCGACATCTATGCGCTGGGGGCGATTCTCTATCATGGCCTCACAGGGCGTCCGCCGTTCTTTGCGGACAGTGTGACGTCCACGCTCCGGCAGGTTCAGGAGATGGAGCCGGTGCCGCCGCGGTTGCTCAATCCCGCCGTGCCGCGCGATCTCGAGACGGTGTGCCTGAAGTGCCTCGAGAAGCTCCCAGGACGACGGTTTGCCTCGGCGGAGGCGTTGGCGGACGAATTGGAGCGATTCCTGGAGGGGCGGCCCATCCGGTCCCGGCCGGTGGGTCTGGCGGCGCGGGGAGTGCGGTGGTGCCGTCGTCATCCGGGGCTGGCGGGTCTTGCGGGGGCATTGGGAATGCTGCTGCTCGTGGTAGGGGTGCTGGGGGCGTTCGCCATCGGACAGGCCTCCCGGGCCCGCGACGCGGAACACGCGGAGCGCCGGCAACGGCAGGTCGCGGAAAGCCTGGCGGAGGAGCAACGGGAGCGACTGCTGAGGTCGCTCCTGCAGACCGGCCGCCGTGCGCTCGACGACGGCGATCCAGCCCAGGCCCTGCTCTGGCAGGTGGAGGCGCTGGAACTCTCGATGCACCAACCCGCCGAGGAGGAGGTGCACCGCCTCCGCATCGCCTCCACCCTCAGCCGTTGTCCGCATCCTGAACTCATGCTCCCCCACGCCGCGCCGTGTCTGCTGGTGGTGTTCACCCGCGACGGCCGACGGATCCTGACCCTGTCCGGGGAAGATCCACCGCGGGACGGGGCGGGTCTGAATCCGGAAGGAAGGCTGCACCTGTGGGACGTGGCCACCGGTCGACCGGTGTTTGCGCCGTTGCCCCATACCGCGCTCGGCTTCGGCAGCGGCGGCTACAAGGGCATCGGCATTCACTACCACCCGTTCGATCCAACGGATCGACGCTTCTTCACCCTCGTGAGCCGCGGTGATTCGGTCTCGAACGTGCTCACCCGGGTCCAGGTCCACGACGCCGACTCGGGCGACGTGGTCGGAACGCCCTTCGAGGTCGAGGGATTTGTTCCGTTCGCGGAGTTCAGTCCGGACGGAGCCCGGCTGGCCGTGGCCAGCGCGCAACGGTTGCCCGGGATGAGTCAGCGGGGGGACGCCCAGGTCTGGGATGTGGCCACCGGGACTCGCGTAGGGCCGGTCATGCCGCATCCGGCGGGGGTCTCGGCGGTGCGGTTCGATCCGGAGGGCCGACGTCTGCTGAGCGGTTGCCGGGACGGGGCGGCACGCCTCTGGGAACTGCCTTCGGGCACCCTTCTCGTTCCCCCGATGCCCCACGGCGAGGGGGTGTTGCATGCCACCTTCGACCACGCCGGACGGCGGGTGGCCACGGTCGGCGTCGGTTCCTGTTATGCGCAGATCTGGGATGCCGCCACGGGCGCGCCGCTCGTTCCCCCGCTTGGAAACATCCCTGTCCACTACCATGCCTACGCGTCCCGCTTCAGCGACGACGACCGCTGGCTCCTGACCTACGGAAACCCGGGCTCGGTTCGGGTGTGGAACGTCGCAACCGGGGAGGCGGCGTTTCCCTGGGATCCCGAGTGGGGCGCGGCCGACGCCCGATTCCTCCCCGGCGGCCAGCGGTTCATCACCGTCGGGGGCGACGGCAAGATCCGGTTTTGGGGGGTGGAGGACGGCCGGCCCAAGGGGACCCCAATCCTGCAGAAGGAAGGCTTCGTTTCCCTCGCGCTTTCCCCTGACGGCCGGCGGGTGGCGGTCGCCTGCGGCAGCGGTCTGGGCCTGGTTTGGAGGCTGGATCCACCCGGGCAGCCGTCCGTGACGCTGCCTCATGGCGCGCCCATCCTGCATCACGCCCTGGACGCCTCCGGGCGCCTGGCCGTCACCGCGGCCAGCGACGGCACCACGCGCGTCTGGGATCTGGCCACGGCGCGTCCCACGGGAACTCCATTGGTGCATCCGAAGGGGGTCACGTCCATGGAACTCTCCCCCGACGGACGATCCATCGCCACGGGCGGCATGGACATGACCGCGCGGCTGTGGGATGCCGGGACCGGTGCCCTGTTGGTTCCACCGATGGTTCACTCGAACCCGGTGTGGACCGTCGGGTTCGATCCCGAGGGACGTCGCCTGGTAACCGCCAGCGGCGTCGCGCCCTGGGTCCCGGTTTCCTTCTACATCAACCAGCCCGTCGTCCAGGGGCCCCGTGAGGGCGAAGCGTGCGTCTGGGAAGTCGCCTCCGGCCGTCCGCTGACGCCTCCCCTCCGCCATCCCGCCATGGTGATCGCCGCCTGTTTCAGTCCCGACGGGCGTCGCGTCCTCACCGCCGGGGCCGACCGGACCCTACGGCTCTGGGACGCCGCCACCGGGGACATGGTTCTGCCGCCCATCCCACTTTCGGGCATCCCGCTTCGAGCTGGCTTCAGCCCCGACGGCAGCCGCCTGGTTTCGGGTGCGTTGATCTCCGACCGCCAGCAGAGCGCCGTCCAGCTCTGGGATGCCGTAACAGGGTTGTCCGCCACCCCGGACCTGCAGGTTCCAAACAGTTGCATCAGTGTTCGGTTCAGTCGGCAGGGCGATCGATTGGTGATGGCCCAGTATGGGAGCCTGTTTCTCGGCCTCTGCGACGTCCGGACCGGTTCGAGGGCTGTTCCCGATCTCGACGTGCCATCGCCCGTGAGCGATGCCGACTTCTCCGGCCACGGCCGTTGGCTGGCCACAGGAAGCCTGGACGGCGCGGTGAGACTCTGGGACACCCGGCGCGGCGATCTGCTGGCCGAATTTCGGGGCCACAGCCATCCCGTTCACCGCGTGAGTTTCACCCCGGACGACCGCGGCATTCTGTCCAGCAGCCTCGATGGCACCGCCCGACTCTGGCCCATTCCGAGCGACCCGCGGCCTCTGGACGATCTGCGCCGCCTCGCGCACGTCCTTTCCGGGCGCAGGATCAATGCCTCGGGCCGGGTCGCCGCCGCCAAGGCGGGCGAGATCAGCGACGCGTGGAATCTCCTCCGCGACCGCTACCCGGACCCGCTGATGCCGAACAACGCCCAACAGTCAGCCAGAATGTGCCCGGAAAGGGCACCCTCCCCGAGGTAG
- a CDS encoding VCBS repeat-containing protein: MKTQELPQRPARFAIGLLLLIPLPLLAATQLFVAIDPPGFDKLPRQSSQVAWGDYDNDGLPDAYVVQFPTGQDSRRTTNVLFRNVGNGSFVQLSDSAIGGPAAHRHQSWRVEWADVNNDGRLDLVLHEHSINRRSRTAHLYLNQPDGRFTIADAGEFSWPTRGSIGNSISLADYDQDGWLDILLCGGADLGLNALAHSRGDGSFTRVTGNPITSEVPQGGMNTALWTDIDGDGDPDLVVAHFWSPPPNFLYRNDGAGQFTRLAGDLIGPVLGISNVEAADFDRDGHLDLVTAGEALQILLNRGDGEFRLSQRFDFLWSDVYVGDYDNDGDTDILSAGVGIERLEVRLFRNDGTGRFTEVSEAFTGPTEASGNWVDFDNDGFLDLFLAYPGSPQLRHVLYKNQGNGNHWIKFRLVGSASNRSAFGARVRVKATLGGETVWQLLQQSHSLASGDALRLHFGLADATVAEEVRIEWPSGNVQVLENLPADRIHTVTEPAPFRPERPVVTVNGTVTITNLASALSRQWHFNGQPLEGQTNWLLTLTQVQPAQTGRYTLVRETSTGTVTQHVFLRVNPQFTKILQGEIVTEEFGSQTANWFDIDNDGWLDVHIGNSSVAPRNSLFRNNRDGTFTALTDSPLVTHGPGIFSATPADYDNDGWVDMFLPHWDHFDLFRNTGEGIFSPMSLPPLTGPTSSAVNASWSDYNRDGHLDLFVTRGWYTDDIDYNDRLFRSNRDGTFTQVEAAEVGELVNDRLRTTYSAWFDYDNDGDQDILVIHYGGVPPRLHRNNGDGTFTRVQAGSLGAALNDEAPAIGDYDNDGWPDVFLSRWLSGVVGLHRNLGHGMFANVTHAAGMSFQDRTDNPPATWVDYDNDGHLDLLLPYAGDARLYRNRGDGTFQSVNIGNMQTDATHWGLAAWADYDNNGFPDLLLVHGDSFPVRNHLYRNEGNANHWLKVKAVGVTSNRDAIGAKIRLTATIGGRTFTQLREISGNAPGCGAPLPYGHFGLGDATRATKVRIEWPSGVVQELADVGVDQMLTVTEAEVIQVTCIQTVEGSRILCRGLPATAYTLQESSDLSTWRDMPQVATTDDTGTATVVVPNAGSVRFYRAIKR; the protein is encoded by the coding sequence ATGAAAACCCAAGAGCTACCACAAAGACCCGCCCGCTTTGCCATCGGGTTGTTGCTGCTGATCCCGCTCCCCCTTCTGGCCGCCACGCAACTCTTCGTGGCCATCGACCCTCCGGGGTTCGACAAGCTGCCCCGGCAGTCCAGCCAGGTCGCCTGGGGCGATTATGACAACGACGGCCTTCCCGATGCGTATGTGGTGCAGTTTCCTACCGGGCAGGATTCTAGAAGGACCACCAACGTGCTGTTCCGGAACGTGGGCAATGGCAGCTTTGTTCAACTGTCGGACTCGGCGATCGGAGGTCCCGCCGCGCACCGGCACCAGTCGTGGCGGGTGGAGTGGGCCGATGTGAACAACGACGGACGGCTGGACCTGGTGCTCCATGAGCATTCGATTAACCGTCGTAGTCGAACCGCCCACCTGTATCTGAATCAGCCGGATGGACGGTTCACCATCGCCGACGCCGGCGAGTTCAGTTGGCCGACGAGGGGGAGCATTGGCAACAGCATCAGCCTGGCGGATTACGATCAGGATGGGTGGTTGGACATCCTCCTTTGTGGAGGCGCCGACCTGGGCCTCAACGCCCTCGCTCATTCCAGAGGGGACGGTTCCTTCACCCGTGTAACTGGCAATCCCATCACCTCTGAGGTGCCGCAGGGCGGTATGAACACCGCGCTGTGGACGGACATCGATGGGGACGGCGACCCGGACCTGGTCGTCGCTCACTTCTGGTCGCCGCCGCCCAACTTCCTCTATCGCAACGATGGCGCCGGACAGTTCACTCGGCTTGCCGGGGACCTCATCGGTCCCGTCCTCGGAATCTCCAATGTGGAAGCTGCCGACTTCGATCGCGACGGCCACCTGGACCTCGTCACCGCGGGCGAGGCTCTCCAGATTCTGCTCAATCGCGGCGATGGCGAGTTCAGGCTCAGTCAGCGTTTCGACTTCCTCTGGTCAGACGTTTATGTGGGTGACTACGACAACGACGGCGACACCGACATCCTGAGTGCCGGCGTGGGCATCGAACGTCTGGAGGTTCGTCTGTTTCGCAACGATGGCACCGGCCGGTTCACCGAGGTCAGCGAAGCCTTCACCGGGCCGACCGAGGCCAGCGGAAACTGGGTGGACTTCGACAACGACGGGTTTCTCGATCTTTTCCTGGCCTACCCGGGATCACCGCAGTTGCGCCATGTGTTGTACAAGAACCAGGGGAACGGAAATCACTGGATCAAGTTCCGCCTCGTCGGCTCGGCGTCCAACCGGTCGGCGTTCGGCGCCAGGGTGCGCGTGAAAGCCACCCTGGGCGGTGAGACGGTCTGGCAGCTTCTGCAACAGAGTCACTCCCTCGCCTCGGGTGACGCGCTCCGGCTGCATTTCGGCCTTGCCGACGCCACCGTGGCCGAGGAGGTGCGGATTGAATGGCCATCGGGCAATGTGCAGGTGCTGGAAAACCTTCCCGCCGACCGCATCCACACGGTGACAGAACCGGCGCCGTTTCGGCCTGAGCGCCCGGTCGTCACGGTCAATGGCACCGTGACCATCACCAACCTGGCTTCGGCCCTTTCACGACAATGGCACTTCAATGGCCAACCTCTCGAGGGCCAGACCAACTGGCTGCTCACCCTGACCCAGGTGCAGCCTGCGCAGACCGGGCGCTACACGCTCGTCCGCGAGACCAGCACCGGCACCGTGACCCAGCACGTGTTCCTGAGGGTCAACCCCCAGTTCACCAAGATTCTTCAGGGCGAGATCGTCACCGAGGAGTTCGGGAGCCAGACCGCCAACTGGTTCGACATCGACAACGACGGGTGGCTCGATGTGCACATTGGCAATTCGTCGGTGGCACCGCGCAACTCCCTATTCCGCAACAATCGCGACGGCACGTTCACCGCGCTGACCGACAGCCCGCTCGTCACCCATGGCCCGGGAATCTTCTCGGCGACCCCGGCGGACTACGACAATGACGGGTGGGTGGATATGTTCCTGCCGCACTGGGACCACTTCGACCTCTTTCGCAACACGGGTGAGGGAATCTTCTCTCCGATGTCCCTGCCACCGCTGACTGGGCCCACCAGCTCGGCCGTGAACGCAAGCTGGTCGGACTACAACCGCGACGGTCACCTGGACCTGTTCGTCACGCGGGGTTGGTACACCGACGACATCGACTACAACGACCGGCTTTTCCGCAGTAACCGCGACGGAACGTTCACCCAGGTCGAGGCTGCGGAGGTTGGTGAGTTGGTGAATGACCGCCTGCGAACGACCTACAGCGCTTGGTTCGATTATGACAATGACGGTGACCAGGACATCCTGGTCATCCATTATGGCGGCGTCCCCCCGCGGCTTCACCGCAACAATGGCGACGGCACGTTCACCCGGGTCCAGGCAGGCTCACTGGGGGCCGCGTTGAATGACGAGGCTCCGGCTATCGGCGATTACGACAACGACGGCTGGCCGGATGTCTTTCTCTCACGGTGGCTTTCCGGTGTCGTCGGACTTCACCGGAACCTGGGCCACGGCATGTTCGCGAACGTCACTCACGCCGCCGGGATGTCGTTTCAGGATCGCACCGATAATCCGCCCGCCACCTGGGTGGACTACGACAACGACGGGCATCTTGACCTTTTACTGCCTTACGCTGGGGACGCCCGGCTGTACCGCAACCGCGGCGACGGCACGTTTCAGTCAGTCAACATCGGAAACATGCAGACGGACGCCACGCACTGGGGTTTGGCGGCGTGGGCGGACTATGACAACAACGGGTTTCCGGACCTGTTGCTGGTGCATGGGGACAGCTTTCCAGTCCGCAACCACCTGTACCGCAACGAAGGCAATGCCAATCACTGGCTCAAAGTGAAGGCTGTGGGCGTCACCTCGAATCGCGACGCCATCGGTGCCAAGATCCGGCTCACCGCGACGATTGGAGGACGTACCTTCACGCAACTGCGCGAGATCTCCGGGAACGCCCCGGGCTGCGGCGCGCCGCTGCCGTACGGGCATTTTGGCCTCGGGGATGCCACCCGCGCCACCAAGGTTCGCATCGAATGGCCGTCGGGTGTCGTGCAGGAACTCGCCGACGTCGGCGTGGACCAGATGCTCACGGTGACCGAGGCCGAGGTGATTCAGGTGACCTGCATCCAGACGGTGGAGGGTTCACGCATCCTCTGCCGCGGGCTTCCAGCCACGGCCTATACGCTCCAGGAATCCTCGGACCTCAGCACGTGGAGGGACATGCCGCAAGTGGCCACCACGGACGACACGGGCACAGCGACCGTGGTGGTTCCCAACGCGGGGAGCGTCCGGTTCTACCGGGCGATCAAACGCTGA
- a CDS encoding leucine-rich repeat domain-containing protein, which yields MRTKKFPSTTAGLGLVLLLLVAATIRAEAQYQFRTEIQSDGTLALYQGQSCPTGDLSIPDSIGGRRVTQIADGAFEGCKGLTRVTIPEGVLRVGEWAFWRCTGLTRVTIPDSVLSLGDSAFAGCTRLTDVTLGEGIQHIGGGAFEGCPLGDEPLFNTGRTMLAWVPRGTTGRYLIPDTVSAIGGSAFAGCRNLTGVIIPDSVSRIGDLAFAGCIRLSEITIGAGVIQIGGGAFDGCPLGAEPLLNSGRTTLAWVPRGTTGTYVIPDTVTAIGGSAFAGCRNLTAVTIPGGVQAIGDLAFYDCTGLTQVELPESVTRIGEMSFAGCSGLASMMLPDSITEIGDYAFAYCSRLTQIVIPKGVTRIGEQTFSQATSLTGVTLPDGITSIGDQAFVGCRRLRNLTIPNSVTSIGVAAFKMCTNLTSIVIPDSVTQLGDSAFLACFSLTRASIGRGVTELRPLTFRSCDALGILTLTNGLRRIGDQAFDGSALTSVIIPHTVRSIGALAFVSSQPLIAYFAGDAPLLVDSTGAVLSSQPAFLVPTVIRYLPGTRGWGSTYSGRPTARWVRSRPTILDFGDRFGPSPAGFGFVISWANRDQVVVEVATNLNDPGWTPLTTATLTDGWVLFTDPDWRQHPARLYRVRAE from the coding sequence ATGAGAACCAAAAAATTCCCGAGCACAACCGCCGGTCTGGGTCTGGTCCTGCTCCTGCTGGTGGCGGCGACGATTCGTGCTGAAGCCCAGTACCAGTTCCGGACCGAGATTCAATCGGATGGCACACTTGCCCTTTACCAGGGTCAGAGTTGTCCAACGGGGGACCTGAGCATCCCTGACAGCATCGGCGGACGGAGGGTCACCCAGATTGCGGATGGCGCGTTCGAGGGGTGCAAGGGCCTGACCCGGGTAACGATCCCTGAGGGTGTCCTCCGCGTGGGAGAATGGGCCTTCTGGCGGTGCACAGGTCTCACGAGGGTCACGATCCCGGACAGCGTCCTCAGCCTCGGAGACTCGGCGTTCGCCGGCTGCACCCGACTGACAGACGTGACCCTCGGTGAGGGGATCCAACACATCGGGGGTGGAGCATTCGAGGGTTGCCCGCTGGGCGATGAACCGCTCTTCAATACCGGTCGAACAATGCTGGCCTGGGTGCCCCGGGGAACCACCGGACGTTACCTCATTCCGGATACGGTGAGCGCGATCGGCGGCTCGGCCTTTGCCGGTTGCCGGAACCTCACCGGCGTGATCATCCCTGACAGTGTCAGTCGAATTGGAGACCTGGCGTTCGCCGGCTGCATCCGGCTGTCCGAGATCACGATCGGCGCAGGGGTAATCCAGATTGGGGGCGGGGCCTTCGACGGCTGTCCGTTGGGCGCCGAACCGCTCCTGAACAGCGGTCGGACGACCCTGGCCTGGGTACCTCGCGGGACAACCGGCACTTATGTCATTCCGGACACCGTCACCGCCATCGGCGGTTCCGCCTTTGCGGGGTGCCGGAATCTGACCGCCGTGACGATCCCCGGCGGAGTCCAGGCCATCGGGGATCTGGCGTTCTACGACTGCACGGGCCTGACCCAGGTCGAACTGCCCGAGAGTGTCACCCGGATCGGGGAGATGTCGTTTGCCGGCTGCAGTGGGCTGGCCAGCATGATGTTGCCCGACAGCATCACTGAGATCGGGGATTACGCATTCGCCTACTGCAGCCGACTGACCCAGATCGTCATTCCCAAGGGCGTCACGCGAATTGGAGAGCAGACATTCTCCCAGGCGACCAGCCTGACCGGGGTGACCCTGCCCGACGGCATCACGAGCATCGGGGACCAGGCCTTCGTGGGCTGCCGGCGCCTGAGGAATCTGACGATCCCCAACAGCGTGACGTCGATTGGCGTCGCTGCGTTTAAGATGTGCACGAACCTGACCAGCATCGTCATTCCCGACAGCGTCACTCAGTTGGGCGATTCGGCATTTCTGGCATGTTTTAGCCTGACGCGCGCCTCGATCGGCAGGGGGGTGACCGAGCTCAGGCCACTGACCTTCCGTTCGTGCGATGCCCTTGGCATCTTGACGTTGACCAATGGCCTCCGCCGCATTGGCGATCAGGCCTTTGACGGGAGTGCGCTGACCAGCGTGATCATCCCTCACACGGTTCGTAGCATCGGAGCTTTGGCGTTCGTGAGCAGCCAGCCGTTGATCGCCTATTTTGCAGGCGATGCTCCCCTGCTGGTGGACTCAACGGGAGCGGTCTTGTCGAGTCAGCCTGCGTTCCTGGTGCCGACCGTGATCCGGTATCTGCCGGGAACCCGGGGCTGGGGATCCACCTACAGCGGCCGACCAACCGCCCGCTGGGTCCGTTCTCGTCCGACGATCCTCGATTTCGGGGACCGATTCGGGCCGTCCCCGGCCGGGTTCGGGTTCGTGATCTCGTGGGCGAACCGAGACCAGGTGGTCGTGGAGGTCGCCACGAATCTCAACGATCCGGGTTGGACACCCCTGACCACCGCGACCCTGACGGACGGGTGGGTCCTGTTCACCGACCCGGACTGGCGACAGCATCCGGCCCGGCTTTATCGGGTCCGGGCGGAGTGA
- a CDS encoding PIN domain-containing protein gives MTWLLDANVLVALLIEQHVHHERAHQWFGRLRKFHFATCPFTQGAFLRVHMREAHDRSAAAAWSTLEKVNAHPAHQWWGEGPNFVEVPHRHLQGPAQVTDAWLAELARRRNGRLATLDTALARLHADVAHLLPN, from the coding sequence ATGACCTGGCTGCTCGATGCCAACGTCCTCGTGGCCCTGCTCATTGAACAGCACGTGCACCATGAACGCGCCCATCAATGGTTCGGCAGGCTCCGCAAGTTCCATTTCGCCACCTGCCCCTTCACCCAGGGCGCCTTCCTGCGAGTTCATATGCGGGAAGCACATGACCGGAGCGCCGCCGCCGCCTGGTCAACCCTGGAAAAGGTGAATGCGCACCCGGCTCACCAATGGTGGGGTGAAGGACCCAATTTTGTGGAGGTGCCCCACCGCCACCTACAAGGCCCAGCCCAGGTGACCGACGCCTGGCTCGCCGAACTTGCCCGCCGAAGGAATGGCCGCCTCGCCACCCTCGACACCGCCCTCGCCCGGTTGCACGCCGATGTCGCCCACCTGCTGCCGAATTGA
- a CDS encoding four helix bundle protein, with translation MSSAQTLFDHEKLVVYQRSIQFVVWANRILEHVSSKLAVHNQLDRASTSVPLNIAEGNAKYTAPDRCRYLDAARGSALECAASLDVLVAKGELSSEQVREGKALLHETVCLLVGLIRSLSPGRLGEELPPYRTCGDI, from the coding sequence ATGAGCTCGGCACAAACCCTTTTTGACCACGAAAAACTGGTCGTCTACCAGCGTAGCATTCAGTTCGTAGTCTGGGCTAATCGCATTCTCGAACACGTTTCCTCCAAGCTGGCCGTCCATAACCAGTTGGACCGCGCTTCGACTTCGGTCCCTTTGAACATAGCCGAAGGCAATGCGAAATACACGGCTCCGGACCGTTGTCGTTACTTGGATGCGGCGCGGGGCTCCGCCTTGGAGTGTGCGGCTTCTTTGGACGTGCTGGTGGCCAAGGGAGAACTCAGTTCGGAGCAGGTCCGGGAGGGCAAGGCGCTACTGCACGAGACGGTTTGTCTGCTGGTCGGCCTCATCAGGAGCCTCTCTCCTGGGCGACTGGGCGAGGAACTGCCGCCGTACCGAACATGCGGCGACATCTAG